One Desulfonispora thiosulfatigenes DSM 11270 DNA window includes the following coding sequences:
- the uvrB gene encoding excinuclease ABC subunit UvrB: MEDKFKLVSDYQPAGDQPRAIEELIEGLYSGLPNQTLLGVTGSGKTFTMANIIKEVNRPTLVIAHNKTLAAQLCSEFKEFFPENAVEYFVSYYDYYQPEAYIAHTDTYIEKDSSINEEIEKLRHSATSALFERKDVIIVASVSCIYGLGSPIDYKNQTLSIRVGQTYDRDDILKKLVDIQYERNDINFDRGTFRVRGDVIEVMPASLSEKAIRIELFGDEIDRIAEIDIVTGEVLGLLKHISIFPASHYVTDPEYLEEAIKNIEQELEEKLKILKEKNKLVELQRLEQRTRYDLEMMREVGFCTGIENYSRHLTGRKEGETPFCLLDYFPEDYLTIIDEAHVTIPQIGAMYAGDRSRKSNLVAHGFRLPSALDNRPLQFAEFEKKTGQMIFVSATPGPYEKQNSSKVVEQIIRPTGLIDPEIEVRPVKNQIDDLLDEIRLRVEKKERVLITTLTKKMSEDLTDYLKNVGIKVRYLHSEIKTIERMEIIRDLRLGEFDVLVGINLLREGLDLPEVSLIAILDADKEGFLRSETSLVQTIGRAARNINGKVIMYGDIVTKSMKKALDETYRRREIQIKHNKENNITPQTIKKGVRDVIEATMVAEKVADYNTNAKKLTKKEKEAKIKQLEKEMKQAAKNLEFEQAAFIRDLIIELKTK; this comes from the coding sequence TTGGAGGATAAATTTAAATTAGTGTCTGATTACCAACCCGCAGGTGATCAACCAAGGGCTATCGAAGAATTAATTGAGGGTCTGTATAGTGGGCTACCTAATCAAACTTTATTAGGAGTAACAGGTTCAGGCAAAACTTTTACTATGGCTAATATTATTAAAGAAGTAAATCGTCCTACTTTAGTAATTGCGCATAATAAAACATTAGCCGCCCAATTATGTAGTGAGTTTAAAGAGTTTTTTCCTGAAAATGCAGTTGAATATTTTGTTAGTTATTATGATTATTATCAGCCCGAGGCCTATATTGCTCATACTGATACGTATATAGAAAAAGATTCTAGTATAAATGAAGAAATTGAAAAATTACGACACTCTGCTACCTCAGCCCTTTTTGAGCGTAAAGACGTTATTATTGTGGCAAGTGTATCTTGTATTTATGGTTTGGGTTCACCGATTGATTACAAAAACCAAACTCTTTCAATTAGAGTTGGACAAACATATGATAGAGACGATATTTTAAAGAAATTAGTTGATATTCAATATGAAAGAAATGATATTAATTTTGACCGAGGGACTTTTAGAGTACGGGGTGATGTAATCGAAGTCATGCCAGCATCGCTTTCCGAAAAGGCAATCCGTATAGAATTATTTGGCGATGAAATAGATAGAATAGCAGAAATTGATATTGTTACAGGGGAAGTGCTAGGTTTATTAAAACACATTAGTATTTTCCCAGCTAGTCACTATGTTACTGATCCTGAGTATTTAGAAGAGGCAATTAAAAATATTGAACAAGAATTAGAAGAAAAATTAAAGATATTAAAAGAAAAAAATAAATTAGTAGAACTGCAAAGATTAGAGCAAAGAACTAGATATGATTTAGAAATGATGCGTGAAGTCGGATTTTGTACCGGAATTGAAAACTATTCTAGGCATTTAACTGGAAGAAAAGAAGGGGAAACGCCCTTTTGCTTATTAGACTATTTTCCAGAGGATTATTTAACTATTATTGATGAAGCTCATGTGACCATCCCGCAAATAGGTGCGATGTATGCAGGAGATAGATCTCGTAAGAGTAATTTAGTAGCTCACGGTTTTAGGCTGCCTTCAGCTTTAGATAATAGACCTTTACAGTTTGCAGAATTCGAAAAGAAAACAGGGCAAATGATTTTTGTTTCAGCCACTCCAGGACCTTATGAAAAACAAAATAGTTCTAAGGTTGTAGAGCAAATTATTAGACCGACAGGCTTAATTGATCCAGAAATAGAAGTGCGACCAGTAAAGAATCAAATAGACGATTTACTAGATGAAATAAGGTTAAGAGTGGAAAAAAAGGAAAGAGTATTAATTACAACTCTAACTAAAAAAATGTCGGAAGATTTAACAGATTATTTAAAAAATGTCGGAATTAAAGTGCGATATTTACATTCAGAGATTAAAACGATAGAGCGCATGGAAATTATTAGAGATTTACGTTTAGGGGAATTTGATGTTTTAGTAGGTATAAACTTATTACGTGAAGGCTTAGATTTACCAGAGGTTTCTTTGATAGCTATCTTAGATGCAGATAAAGAAGGATTTTTGCGATCTGAAACTTCTTTAGTTCAGACAATAGGACGAGCGGCACGTAATATTAATGGTAAGGTTATCATGTATGGCGATATCGTTACAAAGTCTATGAAAAAAGCATTAGATGAAACCTATAGAAGACGAGAAATCCAGATAAAACATAATAAAGAAAATAATATTACTCCGCAAACTATTAAAAAAGGAGTAAGAGATGTTATTGAAGCAACCATGGTAGCAGAAAAGGTAGCAGATTATAATACAAATGCGAAGAAGTTAACTAAAAAGGAAAAAGAAGCGAAAATTAAACAATTAGAAAAAGAAATGAAGCAAGCAGCTAAAAATTTAGAGTTTGAACAAGCAGCTTTTATTAGAGATTTAATTATTGAACTAAAAACAAAATAG
- a CDS encoding transketolase, whose product MLTESTNMLTKKATEIRRNIIKMIGAAGSGHPGGSLSATDIVTYLYFKEMKVDANNPKWDERDRFVLSKGHAAPVLYAALAEKGFFPVKELLTLRQIDSKLQGHPDMKKVSGVEMSTGSLGTGFSTSIGMALAGKLDKRDSYIYVMLGDGELQEGQVWEAAMAASHYKLDNIIAILDNNGLQIDGNIEEVMNPYPIIDKWSAFGWDVIEIDGHDFESIEAGFKKAKETKGKPSILVAKTVKGKGVSFMENKANWHGSAPNKEEVDKALQELQA is encoded by the coding sequence ATGCTTACTGAAAGTACAAATATGCTGACAAAAAAGGCTACTGAAATTCGCCGAAATATAATTAAAATGATAGGGGCAGCAGGATCAGGACATCCAGGGGGTTCCCTGTCAGCTACGGACATAGTAACATACTTATATTTTAAAGAAATGAAGGTCGATGCTAATAATCCTAAGTGGGATGAAAGGGATCGTTTTGTATTATCAAAAGGACATGCTGCGCCAGTATTATATGCAGCCTTAGCAGAAAAAGGATTTTTCCCTGTCAAAGAATTATTAACACTTCGCCAAATTGACTCTAAATTACAAGGTCATCCTGATATGAAAAAGGTATCAGGGGTAGAAATGTCTACGGGTTCATTAGGAACTGGATTTTCTACTTCTATAGGTATGGCGCTAGCAGGGAAACTAGATAAAAGGGATTCCTATATTTATGTAATGTTAGGTGATGGCGAGTTACAAGAAGGACAGGTATGGGAAGCAGCTATGGCTGCTAGTCATTATAAATTGGATAATATAATTGCTATTTTAGATAATAATGGTCTACAAATAGATGGAAATATTGAAGAGGTAATGAATCCTTATCCAATTATCGATAAGTGGTCTGCTTTTGGTTGGGATGTTATTGAAATTGATGGACATGACTTTGAAAGTATTGAAGCTGGTTTTAAAAAGGCAAAAGAGACTAAAGGTAAACCATCAATACTTGTGGCAAAAACAGTTAAAGGTAAAGGTGTGTCTTTTATGGAAAATAAGGCGAATTGGCACGGTTCAGCCCCTAATAAAGAAGAAGTAGACAAAGCTTTACAAGAATTACAAGCGTAA
- the prfB gene encoding peptide chain release factor 2 (programmed frameshift), whose amino-acid sequence MEYEIKKEIELAKKKISELKESLDIDQKEKLVSDLEEQIAEPDFWDNPEMAQKIMQKLTNLKEKLKKYTDLASGFEDVEVLYELSEQEDESLGEVTEELKQVKESLEVLELETLLNSKYDRNDAIITLHPGAGGTESQDWTEMLYRMYTRWAEKEGYRVQIFDLLPGDEAGIKSVTLSIQGENAFGYLKAEKGVHRLVRISPFDSSGRRHTSFAALEVMPEVNDEGEIEIDTKDLKIDTFRAGGAGGQHVNTTDSAVRITHLPTGIVTQCQNERSQISNRHSAMKILQAKLLEKKLKDHEKELAQIKGDQQEIGWGSQIRSYVFHPYNMVKDHRTNVEKGNVQAVMDGDINEFIYGYLKMQARKEN is encoded by the exons ATGGAATATGAAATTAAAAAAGAAATAGAATTAGCCAAAAAGAAAATATCTGAATTAAAGGAGTCTCTT GACATAGACCAAAAAGAAAAATTAGTTAGTGATTTAGAAGAACAAATAGCAGAGCCCGATTTTTGGGATAATCCAGAAATGGCTCAAAAAATAATGCAAAAGTTAACTAACTTAAAAGAAAAACTAAAAAAGTATACAGATTTAGCATCGGGTTTTGAAGATGTTGAAGTTTTATATGAACTAAGTGAACAAGAAGATGAATCTTTAGGAGAAGTAACAGAAGAGCTTAAACAGGTCAAAGAATCCTTGGAAGTCTTAGAACTAGAAACTTTATTAAATAGTAAATATGACCGTAATGATGCTATTATCACACTCCATCCAGGTGCGGGCGGAACAGAATCTCAGGACTGGACCGAAATGCTTTATCGCATGTATACAAGATGGGCTGAAAAAGAAGGATATAGGGTGCAAATTTTCGATTTATTACCTGGAGATGAAGCAGGGATAAAAAGTGTAACCTTATCAATTCAAGGTGAAAACGCCTTTGGTTATTTAAAAGCAGAAAAAGGTGTGCACAGATTAGTAAGAATTTCTCCCTTTGATTCATCCGGAAGAAGACATACCTCCTTTGCGGCTTTAGAAGTAATGCCGGAGGTAAATGATGAAGGAGAAATTGAAATAGATACTAAGGATTTAAAGATTGATACTTTTAGAGCAGGTGGAGCAGGTGGGCAGCATGTTAATACAACAGACTCTGCTGTGCGTATTACTCATTTACCTACAGGTATTGTAACTCAATGTCAAAATGAACGTTCTCAAATTAGTAATCGTCATTCAGCGATGAAGATTTTACAAGCTAAATTATTAGAGAAAAAATTAAAAGACCACGAAAAAGAATTAGCCCAAATTAAAGGAGACCAACAAGAAATCGGCTGGGGAAGTCAAATTAGATCTTATGTTTTTCATCCATATAACATGGTTAAAGACCATCGTACAAATGTAGAAAAGGGAAATGTTCAAGCTGTAATGGACGGGGATATTAATGAATTTATTTATGGCTATTTAAAAATGCAAGCACGAAAAGAAAATTGA
- the ftsE gene encoding cell division ATP-binding protein FtsE: protein MIKLVNVTKKYGNNSLALENVELSIDKGEFVFLVGKSGAGKSTLLKLLTRQEKPTEGQIMVGGKSIVRLSNKEVPLYRRKIGVVFQDFLLLEDRTVFENVAFALEATGTSPKEVKKIVPQVLQKVGLAKKTNSFPNQLSGGEQQRVGIARAIVNRPEIIIADEPTGNLDPKTSKEIMRLLSDINERGTTILMATHDIEVVAYMRKRIIALKNGQVFRDIDKGGYEDADL, encoded by the coding sequence TTGATAAAACTTGTCAACGTAACAAAAAAGTATGGTAATAATAGCCTAGCTTTAGAAAATGTAGAGTTAAGTATAGATAAGGGTGAATTTGTTTTTTTAGTAGGAAAAAGTGGTGCTGGAAAGTCAACCTTACTAAAATTATTAACCAGGCAAGAAAAGCCTACGGAAGGTCAAATAATGGTTGGAGGTAAAAGTATCGTTCGATTAAGTAACAAAGAGGTACCTTTATATAGACGCAAAATAGGGGTAGTTTTTCAAGACTTTCTACTTTTAGAAGATAGGACTGTTTTTGAAAATGTTGCTTTTGCTTTAGAAGCTACAGGAACTTCTCCTAAAGAGGTCAAAAAAATAGTGCCACAAGTTCTCCAAAAAGTAGGTTTAGCAAAAAAGACCAATTCTTTTCCTAATCAGTTATCAGGTGGAGAACAACAAAGGGTAGGTATAGCTAGGGCAATAGTTAATAGACCAGAAATAATCATAGCTGATGAACCTACAGGAAACCTAGATCCGAAAACATCAAAGGAAATCATGCGTCTTTTAAGTGACATTAATGAAAGAGGGACAACTATTTTAATGGCTACTCACGATATTGAAGTAGTAGCATATATGCGTAAAAGGATAATAGCTTTAAAAAATGGTCAAGTATTTCGAGATATCGATAAAGGAGGGTACGAGGATGCGGACTTATAG
- a CDS encoding GerAB/ArcD/ProY family transporter, which produces MQKEVISTEQAIKLIILFSVGSTSIFVPGLSAGKDSWLAVIVAFVMVLPMIMIFARIHANFPSKDLFEIIEICFGKFISKIILLIIIWYTFFWVSDVLINYGQYIQVTSLPKTPRVINMAILAVLCCWVLKQGIESLARWSYIFVYIPFVILVGISLLSITIMDVSNILPIFNNGYKPVLKGAFSVFSQPLTQIFVFTMVFSDFRKSNSSYRIYLTSLLIAGIYILIFTLINLLVLGEDAANSMSYPAYNMVRRIDVAQIFQRIEILESLSFILGGFVKISILLLCLSKGVTKLFNFKDYRFLLFPIMLLVLNLASFLYEDVISYKDFNNEIWPYYFLPFQVILPIIILGVSEIKKKKFK; this is translated from the coding sequence ATGCAAAAAGAAGTAATTTCCACCGAACAAGCTATCAAATTAATAATCTTATTTTCTGTGGGCTCAACCTCTATTTTTGTACCAGGCCTATCGGCGGGAAAGGATTCTTGGTTAGCTGTTATTGTGGCTTTTGTAATGGTCTTGCCGATGATAATGATTTTTGCGAGGATTCATGCAAATTTTCCTAGTAAGGATTTGTTTGAAATTATCGAAATTTGTTTTGGTAAGTTTATCAGTAAAATAATTTTACTAATTATAATTTGGTATACATTTTTCTGGGTTTCGGATGTTTTAATTAATTATGGACAGTATATTCAAGTTACTAGTTTGCCTAAAACCCCCAGAGTAATAAACATGGCTATTTTAGCCGTTTTATGTTGCTGGGTTTTAAAACAAGGTATAGAATCCCTAGCAAGATGGTCTTATATTTTTGTGTATATACCTTTTGTAATTTTGGTCGGAATAAGTTTATTATCCATCACAATTATGGATGTAAGCAATATTTTGCCCATTTTCAACAATGGATACAAACCTGTTTTAAAAGGGGCATTTAGTGTTTTTTCCCAACCTTTAACACAAATATTTGTCTTTACAATGGTTTTTTCTGATTTTCGAAAGTCTAATTCAAGCTATAGAATTTATTTAACTAGTTTGCTGATTGCTGGGATATATATATTAATATTTACGTTAATAAATCTTTTAGTTCTGGGAGAAGATGCAGCAAACAGTATGTCTTATCCTGCTTATAACATGGTTAGAAGAATAGATGTCGCACAGATATTTCAAAGAATTGAAATTCTAGAATCTCTTTCTTTCATTTTAGGGGGTTTTGTAAAAATAAGCATCTTACTACTCTGCCTAAGTAAAGGAGTAACTAAATTATTTAATTTTAAAGATTATCGCTTTTTGCTTTTTCCTATTATGCTCTTAGTCCTTAATCTTGCCTCCTTTTTATATGAAGATGTAATTAGTTATAAAGACTTTAATAATGAAATTTGGCCCTATTACTTTTTACCTTTTCAAGTAATTTTGCCAATAATTATTTTAGGGGTGAGTGAGATTAAAAAGAAAAAGTTCAAATAA
- a CDS encoding transketolase family protein: MATRDAYGIALAELGKNNDNVVVVDADLSGSTKTSVFKKEFPERFFNIGIAEQNLMGCAAGLAAAGKIPFASTFAIFACGRAYDQIRNTIGYGCLNVKIAASHAGLTVGEDGGSHQMLEDIALMRAIPGMTVIVPADGEETKQAIVAASEYEGPVYIRLGRPKVPMIFDNSYKFEIGKAKLIEDGNDVSIIATGIMVGEALKAREELLKQGIKASVLNISTIKPLDKDAIIKEAQKSGAIITCEEHNINGGLGSAVAEVLVENCPIHMERVGVNDIFGRSGKPDELLEVYGLTAKHIAEKAVNLINKK; the protein is encoded by the coding sequence ATGGCGACTAGAGATGCCTATGGGATAGCTTTAGCAGAACTAGGTAAAAATAATGATAATGTAGTTGTAGTTGATGCTGATTTATCAGGTTCGACTAAAACAAGTGTTTTTAAAAAGGAATTTCCGGAACGATTTTTTAATATAGGAATAGCAGAACAAAACTTAATGGGATGTGCCGCAGGACTCGCAGCAGCAGGCAAAATTCCTTTTGCGAGTACTTTTGCTATTTTTGCATGTGGTAGAGCTTATGATCAAATTAGAAACACAATTGGATATGGATGTTTAAATGTTAAAATTGCAGCCAGTCATGCAGGTTTAACTGTAGGCGAAGATGGTGGAAGTCATCAAATGTTAGAAGATATTGCGCTAATGCGTGCTATTCCAGGGATGACTGTGATTGTTCCTGCTGACGGTGAAGAAACAAAACAAGCAATTGTGGCAGCAAGCGAATATGAAGGTCCTGTTTACATAAGGCTAGGAAGACCAAAGGTTCCGATGATCTTTGATAATAGCTATAAATTTGAAATTGGTAAAGCTAAATTAATCGAAGATGGAAATGATGTATCAATTATTGCAACTGGAATTATGGTAGGAGAAGCATTAAAAGCACGTGAAGAGCTTTTAAAACAAGGAATAAAAGCAAGTGTTTTAAATATTAGTACCATTAAACCCTTAGATAAAGATGCAATAATAAAAGAGGCTCAAAAATCAGGAGCTATTATTACCTGTGAAGAGCATAATATTAATGGTGGTTTAGGTAGTGCAGTAGCAGAAGTTTTAGTAGAAAATTGCCCTATCCATATGGAAAGAGTTGGGGTAAATGATATCTTTGGTAGATCAGGAAAACCAGATGAATTATTAGAAGTATATGGTTTAACAGCTAAACATATTGCAGAAAAAGCAGTTAATTTAATCAATAAAAAATAA
- a CDS encoding S41 family peptidase: MQTTKKILKVVLTIFTIISFIVTSVVGYIFITNYNQVGQLLHVATLVKSSYLHPITTEQLVEGATKGLVDSLGDEYSVFLDEKEFQKLQSYIEPTFGGIGVYVGTKEKDITVIAPVEGTPGHKAGIKSGDIITKIDGKSTTGMTLDDAVEVMRGEPGTKVKLSIKREGTDKILDFSIIREIVDVPTVKAEILKENKDIAYLAITLFGNNTDEEFTAEMEKINKEGYKGLIIDLRNNPGGNLETVVSILKEVLPESPIVHIVDKNGKSVTYSSKGPGIKVPLVVLVNEGSASASEIFAGAVKDTKLGTLVGEKTYGKGVVQNVFFLKDGAGLKLTTAKYLTPNKNDIHKLGIKPDEEVKLPLITGSEEFIEDTQLKKAIELLQGKL; this comes from the coding sequence TTGCAAACGACCAAAAAAATATTAAAGGTTGTTCTTACGATATTTACAATTATTAGTTTTATCGTTACATCAGTAGTTGGTTATATCTTTATTACTAATTATAATCAGGTAGGTCAGCTTTTACATGTAGCAACACTGGTAAAATCAAGTTATCTTCATCCGATTACCACTGAACAATTAGTAGAAGGTGCAACTAAAGGGCTAGTTGATTCTTTAGGTGATGAGTATTCTGTATTTTTAGATGAAAAGGAGTTTCAAAAATTACAATCATATATTGAGCCAACCTTTGGTGGGATAGGCGTATATGTAGGGACTAAGGAAAAGGATATAACTGTAATTGCACCCGTAGAAGGAACACCAGGTCATAAGGCAGGGATAAAGTCCGGAGATATAATAACCAAAATTGACGGTAAGTCTACAACAGGTATGACTTTAGATGATGCAGTTGAGGTTATGAGAGGAGAGCCAGGAACTAAAGTAAAGTTAAGCATTAAAAGAGAAGGTACAGATAAAATTTTAGATTTTTCTATAATAAGAGAAATTGTTGACGTACCAACAGTTAAGGCAGAGATTTTAAAGGAAAACAAAGATATAGCTTATTTAGCAATTACCTTATTTGGGAATAATACCGATGAAGAATTTACTGCTGAAATGGAGAAGATAAATAAAGAGGGTTATAAAGGATTAATTATTGATTTAAGAAATAACCCTGGAGGTAATCTTGAAACAGTAGTTAGTATTTTAAAAGAGGTTCTTCCTGAAAGTCCAATTGTCCATATCGTAGATAAAAATGGGAAAAGTGTAACCTATAGTTCTAAAGGACCAGGAATAAAAGTGCCATTAGTCGTTTTAGTTAACGAAGGTAGTGCAAGTGCTTCAGAAATATTTGCAGGAGCAGTTAAAGACACTAAGTTAGGTACCTTAGTAGGCGAAAAAACTTATGGTAAAGGTGTAGTGCAAAATGTATTCTTCCTTAAAGATGGAGCAGGTCTTAAGTTAACAACAGCAAAATATTTAACTCCTAACAAGAATGATATTCATAAATTAGGAATAAAGCCAGATGAAGAAGTTAAATTACCATTAATTACGGGATCCGAGGAATTTATTGAAGATACTCAACTTAAAAAGGCTATTGAATTACTTCAGGGGAAACTATAA
- a CDS encoding PDZ domain-containing protein: MIIIWFQFKRLAKMKSSMFNLPEESIIVPTIVASLYGLLGGFIGSIILVIVGLSILEIGIQYLWILAVGLMLINQRFMCFAYAGGILSLCKYFFGFPEISIPQIMGLVAILHLVEAILILMSGHLGAVPVYVKDKTGKLVGGFSLQKFWPLPIVAMIAMAIPESNAVTDVIKMPEWWPLIKSELVIESENMVYLMMPVIAGLGYGDIALTGHAKQKSLRSAFHLAVYSVILLILAIIATNFYSLSILAALFAPLGHEFIIYLGRRHEFKSEPKYVDTERGIMILDLLNNSPLKRAGLGTGDVILSLNENEVNGYSELEYFLQFTESNFQITYFSDKKKKIHKTLVKRKGFEASLGLIPVPRGYNDSYLDLSNSDGFFQKSFTKVLKRIIK, translated from the coding sequence ATGATAATTATTTGGTTTCAATTTAAGAGATTAGCTAAAATGAAAAGTTCCATGTTTAATTTACCAGAAGAAAGTATAATAGTGCCAACTATAGTAGCTTCTTTGTATGGTTTATTAGGCGGTTTTATTGGGAGTATTATTTTAGTAATAGTTGGGTTATCCATTTTAGAAATCGGCATTCAATATTTATGGATTCTTGCAGTAGGCCTTATGCTGATAAATCAAAGGTTTATGTGCTTTGCTTATGCGGGGGGCATACTTTCTTTATGTAAATACTTTTTTGGTTTTCCAGAAATTAGTATCCCACAGATTATGGGTTTAGTAGCTATATTACATTTAGTCGAAGCTATTTTAATTTTAATGAGTGGTCATTTAGGAGCCGTTCCTGTATATGTAAAAGATAAAACAGGCAAACTAGTAGGAGGTTTTAGCTTACAGAAGTTTTGGCCTTTACCTATTGTAGCTATGATTGCAATGGCTATCCCAGAAAGTAATGCAGTAACAGATGTAATTAAAATGCCTGAGTGGTGGCCTTTAATTAAGTCTGAATTAGTTATAGAAAGTGAAAACATGGTTTATTTAATGATGCCTGTGATTGCGGGATTAGGTTATGGTGATATTGCGCTTACGGGTCATGCTAAGCAAAAATCCTTACGTTCTGCGTTCCACCTAGCTGTGTATAGCGTAATATTATTGATATTAGCTATTATAGCTACGAATTTTTATTCTTTAAGTATCTTAGCAGCTTTATTTGCACCTTTAGGCCATGAGTTTATTATTTATTTAGGTCGAAGGCATGAATTTAAAAGTGAGCCTAAGTATGTAGATACGGAAAGAGGCATCATGATTTTAGACTTATTAAATAATTCACCTTTAAAAAGAGCAGGGCTTGGCACAGGGGATGTTATTCTTTCACTTAATGAAAATGAAGTTAATGGTTATAGTGAATTAGAATATTTTTTGCAATTCACGGAAAGTAATTTTCAGATTACATATTTCAGTGATAAAAAGAAAAAAATTCATAAGACTTTAGTTAAGAGAAAAGGTTTTGAAGCTTCATTAGGATTAATACCAGTTCCTAGAGGATATAATGATTCTTATCTTGATTTGTCGAATTCAGATGGATTTTTCCAAAAATCCTTCACAAAAGTACTAAAAAGAATAATTAAATGA
- the ftsX gene encoding permease-like cell division protein FtsX, with protein MRTYSSLKYSLRDTFRSMNRHKGMTIASISTVTISLIILGFSLLFVLNSLHMMEELEKQVEINVFLQKNMDIEYSELEKDLKNLEGVESIEFVPKADALIELQNRYGKEANIVKALGDRNPLPDMYKVQATKPEQVESIVKEIEKIEIVDKINYGKGWIEKLVSLTTWVRNAGVVTIIGILLASLFLISTTTRLTVLARRKEIRIMQFVGASSVFIKLPFYLEGMLIGIIGAVLSNIGIYYGYQKFSEYLLVSAPFLPLVTDSTLLSYIIMSILAVGVIIGTFASGIAVRKYLNV; from the coding sequence ATGCGGACTTATAGTTCTTTAAAATATAGTTTACGTGATACCTTCCGTTCGATGAATAGACATAAAGGAATGACGATTGCTTCAATTAGTACAGTAACTATATCTTTAATTATTTTAGGATTTTCTTTATTATTTGTTTTAAATAGTCTACATATGATGGAAGAACTTGAGAAACAGGTGGAAATAAATGTATTTTTGCAAAAAAATATGGATATCGAGTATTCTGAATTAGAAAAGGACCTTAAAAATTTAGAAGGAGTAGAGTCTATCGAGTTTGTTCCTAAGGCAGATGCTTTAATAGAACTTCAAAATCGTTATGGTAAAGAAGCTAATATAGTTAAAGCCTTAGGAGATAGGAATCCGCTCCCAGATATGTATAAGGTACAAGCTACAAAACCAGAGCAAGTAGAATCTATCGTCAAAGAAATCGAAAAGATTGAAATAGTAGACAAAATAAATTATGGTAAAGGTTGGATAGAAAAACTAGTATCATTGACTACTTGGGTGAGAAATGCAGGAGTAGTTACAATTATAGGGATTTTATTAGCATCCTTATTTTTAATTTCGACAACGACTAGACTTACGGTATTAGCACGTAGAAAAGAAATAAGGATTATGCAATTTGTCGGTGCAAGTAGTGTGTTTATTAAATTACCCTTTTATTTAGAAGGAATGTTAATTGGCATAATAGGAGCAGTTTTATCTAATATAGGTATATATTATGGGTATCAGAAGTTTAGCGAATATTTATTAGTATCCGCACCCTTTTTACCCTTAGTAACGGACTCTACCCTTTTATCATACATTATAATGAGTATCTTAGCAGTAGGGGTTATAATTGGAACATTTGCTAGTGGAATAGCAGTTAGAAAATATTTAAATGTTTAA